DNA from Streptobacillus felis:
CATATATGTTTATTGTATTCCCATACGATTTAGACATTTTCTCACCATCTGTACCTATAACAGTTGCAACATTATCAAGAATTAAAGCTTCAGGTAATTTAAATACTTTCTTACCATAAAATTCATTAAATTTAACAGCAAAATCTCTAGTAAATTCAATATGTTGTTTTTGATCTTTTCCTACTGGAACAAAATCAGGTTCATAAAGTAAAATATCTGCTGCCATTAATACAGG
Protein-coding regions in this window:
- a CDS encoding tryptophan--tRNA ligase; its protein translation is IPLHTELMWILSNLTPMALLERGHAYKDKVAKGIKANVGLFNYPVLMAADILLYEPDFVPVGKDQKQHIEFTRDFAVKFNEFYGKKVFKLPEALILDNVATVIGTDGEKMSKSYGNTINIY